One stretch of Eggerthella lenta DSM 2243 DNA includes these proteins:
- a CDS encoding TorD/DmsD family molecular chaperone → MAKEIPWKTLSEAYAFIGNSLLKPMTMTSTVGLDPAFWEAFPSFDDEAVAEAVAACARYAEGAVQRAEAGEDESQRAAVEYTKLFVGPPSPAAAPWETMYRGENVTVGFGQATFEMRELLREAGLEVRNVNNQYEDHLGIELLYLSSLCARADADAADAPALESVADFIEKHPLSWVDAFRARIAEAAPDGYFVSLAGLARALLAWHAEALRV, encoded by the coding sequence ATGGCCAAGGAGATTCCCTGGAAGACCCTGTCTGAAGCCTATGCGTTCATCGGCAACTCGCTGCTCAAGCCGATGACGATGACGTCGACGGTGGGGTTGGATCCGGCGTTTTGGGAAGCGTTTCCCTCGTTCGACGACGAGGCCGTGGCGGAGGCCGTCGCGGCATGCGCGCGCTATGCCGAAGGAGCCGTCCAGCGCGCGGAAGCAGGCGAAGACGAGTCTCAGCGCGCGGCCGTCGAATATACGAAGCTGTTCGTGGGCCCGCCGTCGCCCGCGGCTGCTCCATGGGAGACGATGTACCGCGGCGAGAACGTGACGGTGGGGTTCGGTCAGGCCACGTTCGAGATGCGCGAGTTGCTGCGTGAAGCGGGGCTTGAAGTGCGGAACGTCAACAACCAGTACGAAGACCACCTGGGCATCGAGCTGCTGTACCTCTCGTCGCTGTGCGCCCGCGCAGACGCGGACGCCGCCGATGCTCCCGCGCTCGAATCCGTGGCGGACTTCATCGAGAAGCATCCGCTCAGCTGGGTCGACGCGTTCCGCGCGCGCATTGCCGAGGCGGCGCCCGACGGCTATTTCGTCTCGCTTGCAGGGTTGGCTCGAGCTCTGCTCGCCTGGCATGCCGAAGCGCTGCGCGTGTAG